AAATAAAGGACTGGAACTTAACCTGAGTTATAATGATGTCATCGGTACAGATTTCAGGTATTCCATTGGTGCCAACTTATCCAAAATCAGCAATAAAATCACTGGCCTTGGCGGAGACAACAACCGGATGACCGGAACATATTTTATAGAAAAACTGGGTGAATCCGTAGGTTCATTTTACGGTTATGAGGCAGAGGGTTTATTTGTTGATGCCGCAGACGTTGCAGGCCATGCCTTCCAGACTGCTGCAACAGGTCCTGGTGACATCAAATATAAAGACCTCAATGGCGATAGTAAAATTGATGCCGCAGACCGTAAAGTAATCGGTAATGATGTTCCTTTTCTAAACTACGGCCTGTCACTGAACATGGCTTATAAAAACTTTAACCTGGAAGTATTAACCTATGGTGTAGCCGGGGTTAAAACCTATCTGGAAAGTGAAGCAGGGTCTCCCTTTTTTAACAGTGCCGGTGTAAAAGAAGCTTTCAAAAGCAGGTGGACCAAGGAAAATCCGGATCCAAATGCGGACTTCCCACGGTTGTTACGCAGTCAGGATGGACCACAAAATGCACAGATTTCTTCTTTCTGGCTCTTCAGTGGTTCTTACTTCAGGGTGAGAGGACTTACGCTTGGCTATTCTCTGCCGACATTGCTCACTCAACGATTAAAGGCTCAGGGCATTCGCTTCTACATTACAGCAAACAATCCATTTACCTATATGGCTGATAAACGCCTGGCGGATTACGATCCGGAAACAGGTTCAGGACGTGGAGGAAATGGACCGGGATTAAAAACCTGGTCAATAGGTGCTAATATTAAATTTTAAGTAGAACAAGATGAAAAAGAATATTTATATCAAATGGATTGGTGCTTTTGTTATCGTACTGGCTATCAGCTCCTGCAAAAAAGACTTTTTAAACAGACCTCCACAGGATCAGTTGTCGGACGCCACTTTCTGGAAAACAGAAAATGACCTGTTTTCAGCATTAAATGACACCTACAGCTCCACCCTTCCCGGTGAAGGCGGTACTATCTATGATGATGCCAAAACCGATAACGCCTATGGTCAGTATCCATGGGAAAGTACAGCCACCGTCGTTTCCGCAGGAGACATTACTTCTACCACCGATGCAGGATGGAGTTTTGGAGCCATCAGAAGTGCCAATCTCCTCTTAGAAAATGCAGACAAAGTACAAATGGATGCCGGCAGAAAAGAAAGGTATAAAGCGGAAGCCAGGTTCCTAAGGGCATTCTCTTATCTGGATCTGCTCAATAAGTTCGGAGATGTTCCGCTGATTACCAAAACCCTTCAGTTTGCAGAAGTAGACGTCAAGAGAGCCCCAAAAGCAGAAGTTTACAAGTTCATTATAGACGAACTGACAGCAGTAGCTCAGATCCTGCCTCAGACTTATGCCGGAGGGAAATATAACGACAAAGGCAGGGTTACCAAAGGTGCGGCAATTGCCCTTAAAGCCAGAGCTGCGTTATACAATTCGGACTGGAAAGTTGCTACAGATGCCGCTAAAGAAGTCATGACATTAGGTTATTCCTTATTCAAAGTAAGTGCAGAAACCGGCGATGATTTAGGTGACGACTATAGCAAATGGGCTACTTTCAGCAATGCTGCAGAAGAGAAAAAATTCCGTCTGGGTATCAGAAGCTATGAGCAGATTTTCTGGGCAAAGAACAAGCAAAACAGCGAGGTGATCCTTGACAGGCAGTACATCCAACAAAAAGATGCCAATACCCTGAATACCTTTTTACCTTCTGCAAACCTTGGGGGATGGTCTTCTGTAACGCCTACCCAGGAACTGGTAAATGACTACCTGAACTATAAAACAGGAGAACCTGTACCAGTGGTAGATCCTGCAGTACGTGCCACACTCTTCAAAAACAACGATGCAGCATTTGCCAATGAATATAAAAACCGTGATCCAAGGTTTTATGCGACTGTTCAATTTGTGGGAAGCCCCTGGAATAACATAGAAAGCGGGTATGAATTTGCCTGGAATGGCGGAGGTAACAACAACTCCTCTACAGGATATAATTTCAGAAAAATGGTTGACCCTGAAATTTATAAGGCCCAGCTGGACAATTATTCCAATGTGATCCTGATCCGCTATGCAGAAATTCTATTGACTTATGCGGAGGCTCAGAATGAATTGGCAGGCCCAGATGCCTCCGTTTATCAGGCACTTAATGACATCAGAGACAGGGCAGGTATGCCGCAGGTAGATCAGGCAAAGTACAATTCCAAAACATCTTTACGGGAATTAATCCATAGAGAAAGAAGGATCGAACTTGCCCTTGAAGGTCAGCGTTATATGGATATCCGCAGATGGAAGATTGCGCCGCAGGTGATGAAGAACATTACGGATATAAGGAATACACTGGCTCAGAAAAGAGTATGGACAGACAAATTGTACCTGATGCCAATTCCACAGAACCAGATGGACTTATCAAACGCAATACTCACACAAAATACTGGTTATTAATCTTCTGCCATCAGGGTGATTTGGTTAGCACCCGGCAACATGAGATACACAAAAGGTTTGGTCGCCTTTTACCGGTGTCTCAAACCGGGCATCAAAAACACGATGTCCGGTTTCTTTAAATCCGATTCCCATTTTTTTCTATGTAGGTCCTATTAAATCAAAAACTAATCATCAACTATAAATTTAAACCAACAAACTATGAAAAAAAACCTATTACTAGCCATTCTAATTGCGGTGGCAACGATGACGACTTTTAGCTGTAAAAGAGCAGTAGAAGTCCCGGCTAACGGACAAATCCGGGCAAATGCTATAGCTGGTACCGGCGATGGTCCACAATCTGGCTTAAACAACCTCAATGTCGTTTACTTCATCCCTTCAGATTTAGACACCGTTCCAGGTTACCAACAACGGATAAATGGCGTAATGGTCTATACCCAGAATTTTATTTCCAAATGGATGAACCACTGGGGATATACCAATAAAACAATTGGATTGCCTGTTAACGCGCAGGGAAAATTAAAGATGGCGGTCATCAGAGGGGCACAACCTAAAGCTCAATATCCTTATGAGGGCGGAGCCGGAGCAGTAATGACAGAGGTTAATGCTTATTATTCGGCACATCCGACAGAAAAAACCAGCGACCATATTCTGGTGATTATGCCTACTTATTCCTATGGCTCAAACGGTGATCCTAGCGGAGGGCCGTTTTACGGAATCGGCCGCTGGTGTTTCGCACTGGATTACACTGGCCTGGATACCCTCAACCTGGGTAAACCAGATGACAAATTCTCTACTAAATGGATTGGTGGCTTTGCGCATGAGCTGGGACATGGCATCAACCTTCCGCATAATGGCGGAGCTCAGTCTCAAAATATTTCGTACGGTACCACCTTGATGGGCTACGGAAATGGGACTCTTGGCAAATCAGCTACTTATCTCTCTCCTGCAGACGCCGCCATCCTTGCCAATGGCCAGACTTTCAGTACCGCATCCAGATCAGATTGGTATGCAGATCCGGGATTCCAGCTTAAAAAACTTTTCGCAAAGTATCAAAATGGGAATATCATTGTTTCCGGAAAATTCTCCACTACCAAAGCGGTGAAGGATATAGCCTTTTATCACAGAAATAAAGGAAATGATAATGGTGGATACAATTCGGTGACCTTTGCGGCAAAGCCAGTTGGAACGGATAGCTTTTACGTGAGCATGCCTGTTTCAGACTTCAGGGATAAAGCGAATACCAATTATGAATTTACGATACGTTATGTCCATGAAAACGGCAGTATAAGTACTTATGCAACCGATTATTCATTTGCCAATGATGTTCCTGTCATCAATTTCGGCGACAAGCCCGTTTACAATAAATCGACATGGAGCATTACTTCTTTCAGCTCGCAGGAAACGGCAAGTGAAAGTGGAGCAGCCGTTAACGTAATTGATGATGCAGTGAATACTTACTGGCATTCCCGTTGGTCTTCCAGTGCTGCCAGTTACCCACATTACCTGGTGATTAACATGGGTGCACGCAAAGACGTTAACAGGTTTACCTTCAGACAGAGAGATTCCAGAAAAGTAAAGCTTCTTGAAATTCTAACCAGTAACAATGGCTCCAGCTGGACCAGTCTTGGTGATTTCACCTTACTGGATACGACCACTCCACAGGATATCATTTTATCAACCGTTAAAAATTTCAAGTATTTTAAGTTAAACATGAAATCTTCTTATGACGGTGCACAGTTCGCAGCACTCAGCGAAGTGGGTACTTATAAAGACTAAGATTATTTTTTCAGGAATAGCAGCTTAATAAAAAAGGTTGGATTTCATCGTGCTTTCGCCGTTTGAAATCCAACCTTTTATGATAAAAAGCTACAGGTTTCCGGTCTATTCCCGCTCTCCGATCAGTACACCAGAGACATTCCATGCACTGAAGCTCGTTCCTTCCGGTTTACCCAGCGGAATAGCCACCTTTAGCGTATGCTTTCCTTCCTTCAGCTCCGGCAAAGGAATTTCCACCGGAAGGGTAATTGTACCCGGACACCAGTTGGAGCGGCTCAGGTCTGAAGAAGACAAGCCATTGCCAAAATTACCTGAAGCAGGATTCAACATGCGGTAAGTCGCACAATCTTCCCTCCATGGGATAAAATGATAAACCCGTTTTCCGTCCACAAAAATCTCATTTTGTTTAGGCACAAATTCATCTCCGTTCTCCCATCCACCATGTCCGGTAGTCAGGTACCTTAAGCGAAGGTTTTTAACCCCTGCAGGCACATCTACGGTTACGGTAAGCGAATCCTTGTCGAACATTGTCCCATACTCCTGCCCTGCCATCTCCATCAGATTCGTGGTGTTAAAGGCCGGCATCATCCAGGTCTTTTTAAGGTTTTTATCTTCAGCTCCATCTCCCGGATAATATTTAAAATTCAGGCTCGCTTTATGCCCGCCTTTATCATAGTTCCCAATAAAAACCCCGATCCATACTTCGCCTTGTAAGCTTGGCAGCAATGCTGTAATATCTTGTTTGTATACTACCGAATCTGCCCAGTTGTATCCCTGTATTTTTGCCTGTTCGTTAAAGTGTCCGGCTCCGAAAGAAGTGAAAAAACGCATCAGTTCCAGTGGCGGGAGATATTGATCCGTAGCGGTTACCCCCTGATATTTCTTCCCGTTTTTTCCCTCATATACAGGGAGTACCTGTAAGCCGTTCTGAAGGGCCTGAAGAAAAGATACTTTCCGGTCTACCGGGATCATAAATACGGATCCGGTACGGTCGTATGCATCTCCGTTAGAATGTTGTATCAATTCAGCAAACAGGTTTTGTCCGGCCGAAGTTTCAGGCAGCTTCACTTTTTTAAGGATTACGGTACCGCCGGAAAAATGATAGGTAACATTGGCCCGCTCCCCGGTTGGGTTTTCTATTTTCCGGCCAAAGTGAATCTGTTCATCATTGAAAATCCGGATCGTCTGATACCGGCTTTCTATGATCTGACGCTGATAAGCCGGTTCATCCAATAACTTTCCCCATTGTGCAGGCCAGTTCAGTTCCTCCGCGGTAATTTTGCGATAATCGATACGGCTTGCCACTGTTTCAGAATTCCCGTTGCGGATCACTTTAAGTACCAGGCCCATATCGGGTGCAATAGAAATCGTCGGTGTACCTTTGATTTTTAAGTCAGTATTGTACCATACCTCAATCGTATTGGAACGGATAAAGAGCTTTGCCTTTTTACAGGCGATGCCACAGATGGTATCTATACCTGGCAGCAGTTCCGCTTTGGTATATTCAGAAAATGGCTTTTTAAAGGTATAAGCCATTCCCTTGTTGTTCAGCACCTGATAACTTGCAGCTTCTTTAAATTGCAGGAATTGTTCTTCAGTTTGTTTACCCTGACGGGCTACGCGTGCCTGGGTTCCATTGGTAAATAGTTTTAGCTCTCCGCCAACATCTTTCCCATTGCTACGGAATTTATACGTAACAACCGCCTGGGAAAGATCAGCATTCTTTTTCTGCGCAAATAATGGTGAGCCCATTAAAAGCAATACACATCCGGTTAGTAAGGTTCTCATGGGGGCTAAAGTTAAGCATAGGATCATCATTAAATCTATTTTTGATAAAAAATGAATATTTCTGCTTTCCGCAAAAAATCAGCTTAACCAGCACATAATAAGATCATTATATCTTAAATATTTCATAAAAAAAAAGTAGATTGCAAATACCGCATACAAAAAATTCAAATTACAGGCAATTTACCATGGAACTAAACTTACCATATATTAACCCTGTCAACTTCGCAAAAACACTGGTCAACAACTATGGTTTCAGTATCAATGAGGCCTGGAATTCACATCATCTGGCATTACCAGACCGTATTGGTGAAGGTATACTGCAATTGTTTATCCGTAAAGACATCCACTTCTTCAGAGGGAAATGGAAATTTCTGGAGGATACAACTTTCCTGTCAAATGACCCTGTCGGACAAAAAGGCCTCATCGATTTCAGGTTGAATAAGCACGGTAACATTCATTCCTCCTTTATAGAAGGGATTAAACGGTTTGAATGGGAGATCACTGAGACAGACGGCATCAGGTTCTTTATTCCTGAAGTTTACCTGAATATCGATAAACATAAACTTACCGATCAGTTTGAAAAATACTGCAACAACAAACATATTGTAAACCTGCAAAAACAAATCTTCAACATTCCCATCGGTCAGGCATCCAATACCATCCTGCTGGAAAGCAAGATGCTGGAATTTATCTATTTCTGGATGGATTCTATAAAGAACAATAATTTAGACCGACATTTTGAAGGCATTAGAGATTCCCGTCTGGCCGCTCTCGATGAAGCCAGGTTCCTGATCGAAACCGACACCTCCAATATTTTAATCATCAAACAGCTGAGCCGTAAAGTAGGCTTAAATGAATGTGACCTGAAACGGGATTTCAGAAAAGTATACGGACTGCCGCTGCACCAGTACAAAATTAAGTTTCGGATGGAACAGGCGCGTGAGCTGATCCAGAATACCGACCTTCCTATACAGGAAATCTGTAACAGGTTGGGTTATACCAATCGTTCACATTTTTCTAAACTTTACGAAAGGTTTTTTGGTGTTTCTCCGGCTATGGCGAGAACAGCTTGTATCAAAAGGTTCTAATCTGGCCCAAATATTCCCGATTGGAGTCAAATGATTTCCGATTCGACATACCGGGGCCAATCAATGCGAGTAATTTTAGGAAACCAAATGTATTTTCTATTATGAAAAAGTCCATACTTGCTGTATTTACCTTGTTTATCATCCTCAGTGGCTGCTCCTCCACAAAACAGGTTACTAGCTCTTCCACAGAAAAAAAACTAAAAAACGTCGCTTATGGGAAACATCCAAGAAATGTAATGGATGTCTATTTGCCGGCAGGTAGAAGTAAACAAACTCCTCTTGTATTGCTGATCCATGGTGGGGCATGGGTAAAAGCTGGGAAAGAAGATGCGCAGGAATACGCAGATTCTCTATTCAACAACCACATTGCCGTAGTCAGCATTAATTACCGCTATGCCAGTACCGACAGCGTACATTATCTTCAAATGATGGAAGATGTAGACAATGCCTTAAATTATTGTATTGCTAATGCCCAGGACTGGAACATCAGAAAGGATAATTTTAGCCTTACCGGTGGTAGTTCAGGAGCACATGTTGCCTTATTGTACAGCTATACCACTAACAAAAAAATTAAGGCCATTGTTGACCTGTGCGGTCCGACCAACCTGGCAGATACCACCGTCCTGAATTATTCCGCAAAAGTCGGACTGCTTGGCGTCATAGAAATGATGACCGGTAAAAAATACATCAGAGGTCAGGCTCTGGACCCTGCCTATGCCAATTCCAGTCCGATTACCCACATTAAGAATATTCCTACACTGATCATTCATGGGACTACTGATCCCGTTGTTCATTTCTCTCAGTCACAACAATTAAGCGATCAGCTCAAAGCTAAAAATGTAATCCATAAATTATTGCCAATTCCAGGGGCTGGCCATGATCTGAATACAAAGAAAGATCCGGCGACCCGGACATTGGTTTATCATGAAGCCATTAACTGGATCAGTAAATACGGAAAATAGTCACCTAATTTCATCACCATACAGTTAGTCATATGAGAAAACTGATACCAACATTACTGTTAGCCACGCTAACTTTAACGGTCTGCGCACAGAAAAACCAGGAGGTCAAACCTTTGGTACCAAAAGAAGTGGCGGAAAGACTTATTCCCCAATTCAAACCCGCAGCCTTCTGGCCGGTCACCGTTCTGAATATGGAAAATATTCGCAGCGTCAGAAAAAAGGAGCAGGAAAGAACCATCCCGGTACTTAAAAATGCCGATAGTGTAGACATCACCTATATCAATATTCCCGGTTTAAACCCCAAAGATCCGGAAATCCCGATCCGCATTTATAAGCCTAAACATTTGACATTAGCGCCCTTGTTACTGCTGTTTCATGGTGGTGGGTTCATATATGGTGATTTAAACAGCGACCATCAAATGGCCGCCAATACTGCCATCAGAGCCGGTGTAGTGGTAGTTTCTGTCCAGTATCGTCTGGCGCCGGAAAACATTTATCCTGCAGGGGTAAATGACGGATATGCCGCCTTATTGTGGAGTGTAAAACATGCTGCAGAAATCGGCGCCGATCCCAAACATATTGCAGTAGGTGGCGGAAGTGCCGGTGCCGCAGTTGCCGGAACAGTTGTACTCAGCGCAAGAGATAGAAACGGACCCAAGATAGGTTTACAGGTTTTGCTATTCCCACCAGCAGATTTAGACACCACCAGGACCTCAGTCGTAGAATACTATAACATCCCAGGTGTAAAAGGAGCTGACATCAGTCCTTTGTTAAATATGTACATTGGGGCTGACAATGTAAAAAAGGGTTTGATACCGGATCATGCTTTACCCGGCCTGGCCAAAAACCTCCAGGGCCTGCCTCCTACTTATGTGGTCACCTGTGGTGTTGACCCTTTGCGTGACGGCGCCCTGGACTATGCAAACAGGCTGATCGCTACCGGTATTCCGGTTGAGCTGCACAACTACCCAGGATATCCACATGGTGCGTTACCTGACCGGTTTTACGGTGAATTTTACAGCATTTTAAATCAGTACCTTAAATAACAGCTGATATGAAAACTTCTATTTTTAACCTCCTTGTATTAGGTCTGTTTATGCAGCAATACGCATTCGGACAAGCTAAGACTCTTCAACCAGGCAGCCCTTCGGCCAGCGGTTTTTCAGAAGAGCGCTTACTCCGTATCGATCAGACCTTAAAACAATATATAGACAGCAACTGGATTAACGGGGCCGCGGCATTTATCGCCAGAGATGGTAAAATTGTCTACCACAAAGCTTTTGGAAAAGACGACGTCAAAAAAAACACGCCACTTCAAAAAGACGCCATCTTTCGCATTGCCTCGCAGACAAAAGCCATCACCAGTACTGCGGTCATGATCTTATTTGAAGAAGGGAAATTCTTGTTAGATGATCCGATATCAAAATACATTCCTTCTTTTGCCAAACCTGCCTTATTACAAACCTTTAATGAGAAAGACTCCAGCTATACGACCGTACCGGCAAAGCGGGAAATTACGATTCGCGATCTGCTTAGTCATACTTCAGGGATCGACTATGCCCAGATCGGCTCCCCGCAAATGAAAGCGATATATGCCAAGGCCGGCATTGAGGCAGGTTTTGTTCTGAAAAAACAAAGTTTAGCCGAGGCCATCAATAAGTTAGGGAAGCTCCCATTAATTCATAATCCCGGAGAAAAATTCACCTATAGCTTAAGTATTGATGTATTGGGTCGCCTGGTTGAAATTGTCTCCGGTATGAACCTGGACGACTTTTTCCATCAACGGATTTTTGAACCGCTGGGCATGAATGACACCTATTTTTATCTCCCCGAAAACAAACAGGGACGTCTGGTAAAAGTTTACACTGAAAATAAACAAAGCCACCGACCAGAACCCTGGACCAGTGACACCTTTCCCGGCATGACCATCGATTATCCCACTAACCAGAACGGATATTTTGCAGGCGGTTCGGCTCTGGTATCGACCATACAGGATTATGCCATCTTCCTGCAGATGCTGCTAAATAACGGAACTTATAACGGCAAAAAGATCCTGGCCAGACATACCGTAGAAATCATGACTAAAAACCAGATCGGTGAGCTTTCCTTAGGTGACGATAAGTTTGGTCTTGGTTTTTTAATTACCACAGCGAAAGGCAGTTTAAAACTCGGGCAGTCTGAGGGCAGCTTTTCCTGGGGTGGTTTTTTCGGCACCGTTTATTGGGCAGATCCCAAAGAAAAACTGGTTGCATTACTGTTTATGCAGCAATACCCATTTAGCCGGAATGAATTAGCTGACAAATTCAGGGTACTGGTCTATCAATCACTGGAATAAACTATGGATTAACAAAAATATCATCCCCTTTTTTTGAAATTATCTATTTACTGCCGGAGGTAAAATTCGGCACCTGAGATCACTATGTCGTTTTTTTCTACCTGGTGACTACAGAAGCTACTCCTAACCAAATCATAATGCTATGAAAAGAATGATATCAAAACATACTGCGGCTAAGATCTTCCAGATATTTTTCTGGATGCAGTTTATTTTTAACCTTAGCTATGGCCAGCAAACGACCATAAATGGCAAAATCACTGACAAGACAGGCCTTGCCATTCCCGGAGCGAGTGTTAAAATTAAGGGTAGCGAAAGGACTACGATAAGTGATCAGAATGGAAATTTCTCCTTACCCGGCCTTTCACAAGGCAATATGGTACTGATCATTTCATTTCTGGGCTATCAAAGCAAAGAAGTGCCCATATCCGCCATTCCCCCCGCCACACCATTACGCATCATCATGACCGAATATACCAATGAAATGGATGAGGTTTTAGTTACAGGCGTATTCGATAAACGTAAGCGTATGGACGCTTCGGTAGCGATCAGCACCCTAACTGCCAGTCAGATGCAACGTATTGTACCTGCCAGTGCGGCAGATTTGCTGCGTAATGTTCCCGGTGTTTTTGTCAATTCTTCCGCCGGAGAAATCAGAAATACAGTAACCTCAAGGGGAACCACAGTAGGCACACAAGATGTAGGCTATGAATATGTGTCTATGCAGGAAGACGGTCTGCCCGTTACCAATACCACCTATTACGGTTATACACCGGATTATTTTCTTCGTCCGGATATTACCCTCGACCGGCTTGACGCAGTAAGAGGTGGCAGCGCTTCTATTACCGCAGCCAATGCTCCAGGAGGTATTTTTAACTACGTTTCTAAAACCGGAGGGGATACTTTTAAAGGAGAATTGAGA
This region of Pedobacter steynii genomic DNA includes:
- a CDS encoding RagB/SusD family nutrient uptake outer membrane protein; protein product: MKKNIYIKWIGAFVIVLAISSCKKDFLNRPPQDQLSDATFWKTENDLFSALNDTYSSTLPGEGGTIYDDAKTDNAYGQYPWESTATVVSAGDITSTTDAGWSFGAIRSANLLLENADKVQMDAGRKERYKAEARFLRAFSYLDLLNKFGDVPLITKTLQFAEVDVKRAPKAEVYKFIIDELTAVAQILPQTYAGGKYNDKGRVTKGAAIALKARAALYNSDWKVATDAAKEVMTLGYSLFKVSAETGDDLGDDYSKWATFSNAAEEKKFRLGIRSYEQIFWAKNKQNSEVILDRQYIQQKDANTLNTFLPSANLGGWSSVTPTQELVNDYLNYKTGEPVPVVDPAVRATLFKNNDAAFANEYKNRDPRFYATVQFVGSPWNNIESGYEFAWNGGGNNNSSTGYNFRKMVDPEIYKAQLDNYSNVILIRYAEILLTYAEAQNELAGPDASVYQALNDIRDRAGMPQVDQAKYNSKTSLRELIHRERRIELALEGQRYMDIRRWKIAPQVMKNITDIRNTLAQKRVWTDKLYLMPIPQNQMDLSNAILTQNTGY
- a CDS encoding discoidin domain-containing protein; this encodes MKKNLLLAILIAVATMTTFSCKRAVEVPANGQIRANAIAGTGDGPQSGLNNLNVVYFIPSDLDTVPGYQQRINGVMVYTQNFISKWMNHWGYTNKTIGLPVNAQGKLKMAVIRGAQPKAQYPYEGGAGAVMTEVNAYYSAHPTEKTSDHILVIMPTYSYGSNGDPSGGPFYGIGRWCFALDYTGLDTLNLGKPDDKFSTKWIGGFAHELGHGINLPHNGGAQSQNISYGTTLMGYGNGTLGKSATYLSPADAAILANGQTFSTASRSDWYADPGFQLKKLFAKYQNGNIIVSGKFSTTKAVKDIAFYHRNKGNDNGGYNSVTFAAKPVGTDSFYVSMPVSDFRDKANTNYEFTIRYVHENGSISTYATDYSFANDVPVINFGDKPVYNKSTWSITSFSSQETASESGAAVNVIDDAVNTYWHSRWSSSAASYPHYLVINMGARKDVNRFTFRQRDSRKVKLLEILTSNNGSSWTSLGDFTLLDTTTPQDIILSTVKNFKYFKLNMKSSYDGAQFAALSEVGTYKD
- a CDS encoding PNGase F N-terminal domain-containing protein, with protein sequence MRTLLTGCVLLLMGSPLFAQKKNADLSQAVVTYKFRSNGKDVGGELKLFTNGTQARVARQGKQTEEQFLQFKEAASYQVLNNKGMAYTFKKPFSEYTKAELLPGIDTICGIACKKAKLFIRSNTIEVWYNTDLKIKGTPTISIAPDMGLVLKVIRNGNSETVASRIDYRKITAEELNWPAQWGKLLDEPAYQRQIIESRYQTIRIFNDEQIHFGRKIENPTGERANVTYHFSGGTVILKKVKLPETSAGQNLFAELIQHSNGDAYDRTGSVFMIPVDRKVSFLQALQNGLQVLPVYEGKNGKKYQGVTATDQYLPPLELMRFFTSFGAGHFNEQAKIQGYNWADSVVYKQDITALLPSLQGEVWIGVFIGNYDKGGHKASLNFKYYPGDGAEDKNLKKTWMMPAFNTTNLMEMAGQEYGTMFDKDSLTVTVDVPAGVKNLRLRYLTTGHGGWENGDEFVPKQNEIFVDGKRVYHFIPWREDCATYRMLNPASGNFGNGLSSSDLSRSNWCPGTITLPVEIPLPELKEGKHTLKVAIPLGKPEGTSFSAWNVSGVLIGERE
- a CDS encoding helix-turn-helix domain-containing protein — encoded protein: MELNLPYINPVNFAKTLVNNYGFSINEAWNSHHLALPDRIGEGILQLFIRKDIHFFRGKWKFLEDTTFLSNDPVGQKGLIDFRLNKHGNIHSSFIEGIKRFEWEITETDGIRFFIPEVYLNIDKHKLTDQFEKYCNNKHIVNLQKQIFNIPIGQASNTILLESKMLEFIYFWMDSIKNNNLDRHFEGIRDSRLAALDEARFLIETDTSNILIIKQLSRKVGLNECDLKRDFRKVYGLPLHQYKIKFRMEQARELIQNTDLPIQEICNRLGYTNRSHFSKLYERFFGVSPAMARTACIKRF
- a CDS encoding alpha/beta hydrolase, with product MKKSILAVFTLFIILSGCSSTKQVTSSSTEKKLKNVAYGKHPRNVMDVYLPAGRSKQTPLVLLIHGGAWVKAGKEDAQEYADSLFNNHIAVVSINYRYASTDSVHYLQMMEDVDNALNYCIANAQDWNIRKDNFSLTGGSSGAHVALLYSYTTNKKIKAIVDLCGPTNLADTTVLNYSAKVGLLGVIEMMTGKKYIRGQALDPAYANSSPITHIKNIPTLIIHGTTDPVVHFSQSQQLSDQLKAKNVIHKLLPIPGAGHDLNTKKDPATRTLVYHEAINWISKYGK
- a CDS encoding alpha/beta hydrolase is translated as MRKLIPTLLLATLTLTVCAQKNQEVKPLVPKEVAERLIPQFKPAAFWPVTVLNMENIRSVRKKEQERTIPVLKNADSVDITYINIPGLNPKDPEIPIRIYKPKHLTLAPLLLLFHGGGFIYGDLNSDHQMAANTAIRAGVVVVSVQYRLAPENIYPAGVNDGYAALLWSVKHAAEIGADPKHIAVGGGSAGAAVAGTVVLSARDRNGPKIGLQVLLFPPADLDTTRTSVVEYYNIPGVKGADISPLLNMYIGADNVKKGLIPDHALPGLAKNLQGLPPTYVVTCGVDPLRDGALDYANRLIATGIPVELHNYPGYPHGALPDRFYGEFYSILNQYLK
- a CDS encoding serine hydrolase domain-containing protein, whose amino-acid sequence is MKTSIFNLLVLGLFMQQYAFGQAKTLQPGSPSASGFSEERLLRIDQTLKQYIDSNWINGAAAFIARDGKIVYHKAFGKDDVKKNTPLQKDAIFRIASQTKAITSTAVMILFEEGKFLLDDPISKYIPSFAKPALLQTFNEKDSSYTTVPAKREITIRDLLSHTSGIDYAQIGSPQMKAIYAKAGIEAGFVLKKQSLAEAINKLGKLPLIHNPGEKFTYSLSIDVLGRLVEIVSGMNLDDFFHQRIFEPLGMNDTYFYLPENKQGRLVKVYTENKQSHRPEPWTSDTFPGMTIDYPTNQNGYFAGGSALVSTIQDYAIFLQMLLNNGTYNGKKILARHTVEIMTKNQIGELSLGDDKFGLGFLITTAKGSLKLGQSEGSFSWGGFFGTVYWADPKEKLVALLFMQQYPFSRNELADKFRVLVYQSLE